The following DNA comes from Bos indicus isolate NIAB-ARS_2022 breed Sahiwal x Tharparkar chromosome 3, NIAB-ARS_B.indTharparkar_mat_pri_1.0, whole genome shotgun sequence.
gactgtagatgaGGGGATTGAGCATCGGGATGACCAGGGTGTAGAAGACAGAGACCACCTTGCCctgctccatggactgcacagctCCTGGCTGGGCATACATGACAAAGACAGTCCCATAAAAGAGGGACACGGCTGTCATGTGGGAGCCACAAGTGGAAAAGAGCTTGTGTCTCCCTCCTCCTGAGCGCATCCTCAGGATGGTCACTGTGATGTAGCCATAGGAGACGAGGACCACGAGTGTGGTGCCCACAATGATGAGGCCACAGAGGCCAAACATGACAAGCTTGTTGATGGCTGTGTTGGTACAAGTGAGCTGTAGCAGGGGAATCacatcacagaagaagtggttgaTGTGGTTGGAACTGCAGAACGGGAGGCTGAATGTGAAGCTGGTCTGCAGGATGGAGTTGAAGCAACCTCCACAGTAGGAGCCCAGCACCAGGCAGGCACAGACCGAGGGGTGCATGGTGATGGGGTAGAGCAGGGGGCTGCAGATGGCCAtgaagcggtcataggccatcacagccAAGAGGAATGCCTCAGTGGTGCCCATCAtggagaagaagaagaactgGGTGGCACATCCCTTAAAGGTGATGACCTTGGAGGAGGACAGGAAGTTGGCCAGGGCCTTGGGGGCGATGATAGATGAGTAGCACAGGTCCAGGAAGGAGAGGTTcttgaggaagaagtacattggGGAGTGCAGATGGGCATCCAGGGTGATGACCACGATCATGGTGAGGTTCCCCAAGACAGCCACCACGTACAGGGCCAGGAACAGAGCAAAGAGCAGGGCCTGGGTCTGAGGACCACCTTCAAATCCCTCCAGCACAAACTCCAGCAGAGGCATCTCTGAGAGGTTTCCATTTTTGGGGGGTTGCATGGCCCTGCGCTGGGGGACACCGGGCAAAGAGCAGAGAATAAGTGGGAGACAGCAAGGGGAAGTCAGTCTAAGTCACCAAATCATTTTCTCTTGGATAACAGGGGCCCTTCAGCACCTTACTGTTCACTGACTAAGAGACCACCGGCTGCACAGTTCTCCTCCAGATGAGCTCAGGTCGACCTCAAATGTAAACATTTCCTCTGATGTACTAATTCCTAAGAATGCTTGAAACACTCACTCTATGAGATGGCTCCAGGGGTCCTGCTGAACTGAGAGTCTCCAGCGTAAGGATGGCTTCCATCTCCCTGTCCTTGTTTTGCAGGACATGCTCTCccttcccatggggatggtcctgagTGGTGCCATTCCTGCACCTGCTCAAGTATCTAATTCTGCACCTTCCACCcctattttactcatttttaattttagaaatcatTAAGCACCTGATGCTATCAGGAATGGACCCAGTGATGGTTCTAACTCCAGGCCAGTGTGGGAGCAGATCAGGGACCAGCTCTCACCAGGCTAAAGTGAAACTATGTCTGTCTCTCCTGCAGGCCCCGAGACCTATCTCAGCATCTTCGTCTCTGATAAGACCATGATGGCAACCAGCAACAGAGTCCTCCACATCCTTGAGAATCTAAGAGTTCTTTCTTGCAAAGCCCAGATGTTAGGCAGTTCATGGGCAGGGGAGAGCCCAGCTGCATGGTCTGAGAACAGCAGGACAGGGGCTGTGACACGTTCAGGACATGGCATTTCCTCCCCCATCGTTACTTTTGTGCCCCTGGCTCCTCTGCACACCCCATGGGGTGATTGCTTGGAGCAATGGGAGCCACCAACACGGTCACATCTGCTCAATGACTGGGCCCTCCTGCTGGGTGCTGCTTCCTGTCCCTGTCACAGCCCAGACCTCCCTTGTCTGCCTTGAGCAGGGCTGACCACCACACTTTCATCCGACATGGGGACCAGCTGCGTGATGGCCACAAGAGTGGTTGTGGGGAATCCTGCCCAAAGACGGAGGAATGAAAAAGGAAGTTGGACACTGAGCCATCATGCTTCCTTGGAAGGCAAGCAGATTAGTCAGTGGGTGGAAGTCTATTTCAGAGCAGATTCCACATTTTGTAGAGGTCAGATCTGCAGTATCATGGAGCTGGCTCTCTTTGGAGGGAGTGAGTTCCCTGGGAGTTGGGGTATACAGGCAGAGGCTGGGTGATCAGTGATATCTGTGGAGGAGAGATTGCCCCAAGCTCCCCTAAGCAGGGGAGGTAGTGTCTTAGAAGGTAGTCTGAGAAGGTCCATACTTCCCCCAAAATGGGCATGTTGATTACAGTGAAGGCTGTCCAGTTTCCCTCTCCTGGGAGACTTGACTCCAACCATCACATGAATGAGATGGGACAGTATGACCTGGGATGTCTAGGCAGGTTCATGGTAATATTGGTTTGGAGCCGGTGCTAAAAGTGGAGTTGGTCACTGCTGTACACTCCGTGGCTGCCCACCCCTTTGCTACCAGCCCTGAcctgtgcacacactcacattcaCCAAGGCCAAGGTTTTGCTTCCATCTCTGCCCACACCTTGCTCATACATACAGCAGAGCCGCTGTGACCAGAGTGACTGtcttctccccaccaccccatgCTGGCTGTCTTGCTCCTGTGTCCACTAGTTTTCCCAGCTtcctgtttctgttctgtttccCAAGACCGTTCATCCACCTCAGTGGCCTTAGGTCATCAAAACAGTGACCCTTAGGATGCCTGGGGAAGCACATGAGCAGAGATCAACATCTTCATCTGGGAAGTCAAGCtcttggtcttttaaaaaaacaaactcacacaTTCCTTTGGTTGTTGAGATAACTCAGTGTGACTGTAGTGCTGGCCTCAGTAAACCTGCCTGTGAGTTGAGCATGATAAATGCCTTAATGGGGGAAGCAGAAGAATCCAGTGTTGTCTATAAGCCTCTGTTTTTAAAGACTGTTCTGCATCTATTCCTTGTAAACTGTAGCTTATCAAGTGTGGCCTGAGGTCTGATAGCAAGAGCATCACCTAAAGCTGGCCAGAAATGCAAGATCTCAGGCCACTGAATTTAAACCTATGGTGATACAAGACCCCCTAATTATTTCTACTGTTGTTAAAGTCCAGAACTTCTGCCTTGACTGGACCTGCCCAGTCCACGGGGCTATAGGTGGTGATGTGTCCAGGTCCAGGCTCCCAGGACTCACCTGTCAGTGATGCTGACCACAATCTGTTGAGTGGTGATCACACTGCTCCTGTGATGTCAGGAGGGGCATGACCCACCCAGGACCCTGTGCTCCTGGGGAGGACTCCTGACCCAGGTCTGTGCTGATGATAATGATGTGGTGCTGAGCACCCTCCTCCACCGTGTTCAGCTCTGGCCTCCTGTGCAgggaagtgggagtggggagggtgcAGAAGAGAGCACCTGGGTCACAGTGATAGGCAGGCCATGTGCTCCAAGTGCCTGCTGCAGGAAGTGCTTGGCTCTTGGTACCAGCGGAAGACTGGCTCAACTCACCTGTTACTCTGTCTTGCCCCCTCAGCTGGATAGTATTCATGGCAGCTGCATCCTTGGTCCCTCTGCTGGGGAAGATGCTCTCCACTGGGCACAGCTGGGACTCTCATCCTCAATTGGCCAATTAGGTGAGACTTGGCCTGGGAGTGCACTGGGACTCCCAATTCCCTGGATCCCAGGAAGATGCAGTCCTGTGGCTAAATTTCCTCTGATACATCTCTGTCCAAACCAGGAAGGGCATGAAGCCAGAAATCCCCGTGGGAGCACTGTGGTCCACCAGACAAGAAGCAAGTCGTTTTAGAAGGACCAGTGGCCATCTTGGAATGGTCTTCTCAGGACTACAGGTGTGACTTCCTGGCCTGCAGTCCTTCCTCCTCTGTTTCATCCTTGTATGTTGGTGTGATAAAGAGCAATGGGCAAGACTCTGTGTCTGCAGAAGCTGCAAAATGCTTTCTCATTTATAATGTGGCCCTTCCCTCAATGCAGGTTGAGTAAGCATatctattaaaacaaaatattttaatcctgGACAGAAACCCCAAAACAAAGTATAAAGGTGATATAtggttaatattaaaatataggaAGTGTGAAAGTAAAAAGTTGGAAAATGTAGTATCATAAATAGCCTGAAAAAGCCAAGGCTGCTGTATTTCAATAATTATCAAGGTAGATTTCAGGAGAAAATTTTGCTcataaaaggacattttaaaatccattaaacatttttatttatttttaattgaagatgattgctttacaatattgtgttggtttctgccatacatcaacatgagtctgcTATAGGTCACATATGCCCCCTTCTTCTTGCAACTCCCTCCTAGCTCCCACCCCATTCCCCCGCTCTGGGTTGTCATAGAGTCCTGGTtcgagttccctgagtcataggGCAaattcccactagttatctactttacacatgggagtgtatatgtttccacgcTACTATCTCcctttgtcccaccctctccttcccccaccccatgtccataagattgttctccTCATCTGCGTtttcattgctgccctgcaaatacgttcatcagtgccatctttcgagattatatatatatatatggattaatatatgatacttggttttctctatctgactgacttcactctgcataataggctctaggttcatccatctcattagcactgactcagatgcatttttttaatgactgaataatattccattgtatatatgtaccatagcttctttctcccttcatctgtcaatggacatctagattacatccatgtcctcagttcagttcagtcactcagtcatgtccgactctttgcaaccccatgaatcgcagcacgccaggcctccctgtccatcaccaactcccagagttcactcagactcacatccatcaagtcagtgatgccatccagccatctcatcctctgtcgtccccttctcctcctgcccccaatccctcccagcatcagggtcttttccaatgagtcaagtcttctcatgaggtggccaaagtactggaatttcagctttagcatcagtccttccaaagaacacccaggactgatctcctttaaatggactgattggatctccttgcagcccaagggactctcaagagtcttctccaacaccacagttcaaaagcatcaattctttggcacacagctttcttcacagtccaactctcacatccatacatgaccactggaaaaaccatagccttgactagatggacttttgttggcaaagtaatgtctctgcttttgaatatgctatctaggttggtcataacttttcttccaaggagtgagcatcttttaatttcctggctgcagtcaccatctgcagtgattttggagcccctgaaaATGTCCTAGTTGTTGTAAATaaagctgtgatgaacattggggtacacgtgtctttttcattAAAAGGACATATCAAatgaaattggagaaggaaatggcaacctactccaacattcttgcctggaaaattctatggacagaggagcttggcagggtacagtccacagagtcacaaagagttgcacgtgactgggtgactaacacggACTGACTCATAGTGAAATATTCAATTTTCAATTCTCAATATTCAAGTGGATgatgtgaaaattttaaatttgtttgaaACTAAAAAAGATTAAGTATATAAAGGAAAATCTgacagaattaaaaagaaatgcaaacatccAAATCATGGTTTATCATACTGTCTCAGTAACTgataagcaaacagaaaaaatgtAGTCATATGTAGATTTAATTCAACATATTACCTAAATGAGATTATTGGGTATAGATAGAACACTATACTCAGAAACTGTAGAATGTAAATTCCCCTGAAGCATAGAGAACATCACTATGATAAGGTGAATAGAGTCTCCCTCCAAAAAAAATGTCCACCCCAAAAATCAGAAATtgatcttatttgaaaatagggtctttCAAAATGAATGTGTTATGATGAGGTCATGCTGGGTTAGGTGGACTGTAAATCCAATGACTGatttccttataagaagaggaaaggacACAGAGATGTAAAGACACAGAGACATAAAGACAAAGGGCATGAAAAGACTGAGCGGAGGTTAGGGCAATACAGCAACAGGGGAAGGAGTGCCAAGGATATGGGGAGTCTCCAGCACCTAGGAAAAGGcagggaagaatttttttttttttttaaagaaatttaaaaggcaGCAGGAACTGCTAAAAACTTGATATTGGACATCTATCCTCCTGACCTACGAGAGAGTAGGTTCCTATCGCTATAAGTTGCCAACTTTGTGTTAATTATTTGCGGTGGCCCTGATGACTGACAGGAGAGCAGTGAGGGAGTTTGCTTTTACCTGGCAAGGTCAGCAATACACTTTCTCTCTCCTATCTCAGGGGTGTATCACCTCTCCAGCTCTATGTCAAAAAGCACTCTGCAGGGACCTTGATCACCTTTCCCAATCCTTCCATGTTCTAGTTCACTTATTTCAATTGCTTTAAACATGAAAGCATACCCTAATTACTTGCAGAAGCTTCTTTAGAgagacatttaggttacttcatttttatgtgtttttttaatagtgCGTGTTGTGCAATggatattttttccccctttaatgtatatatatagagaagGATTCTTGAGAACAAAGACATTTTTTCTCAACTTCATTAATTTTCATGTTAATTTTACATTATAGAGACTCCTTTTCTTCTATTCTTATTCATTTTGCCATCCCCTTACTCTACACAACTGAAAAGATAAGGCTTCTCTTTTAAGAGGTCCTGGTTCCATGGGACTGAAGCAGTCTATAAGGTGCTCCATGACCATGGTGTTGTCTAATAAGGTGAGAATAGAGGTTACCCTTGCcaatctctcttttctcttctaattCTCTAGAAATATAGTTTGTCTACATCCGTAACATCCAAAGCAAAAGGAGGGGGATTTATTCTTCCTATAAATCGTTCTAGCATTTTGCTCTTCTTGGTGAGCAATTGCATTGCATAAGCTTCTTTCCTACATTAACAGTTATCTGACCACTTTTCTCTCAAACTGATTGTACCATCGGGCTGCAATCAGCAGTGTGGGAGTCTTTGTTTTCACCATACTCCCTCATTTTCAGAGTGTGTTAAATACACGttgctttgttttaatttgaGTTTCCTAAATTCACAATGAATTCTAGTaactttctgaattattttggcCATTTGAACTTCCtttcttattattcttttagatatttgacaaaactagtTTCAACTGTttgcccatggacggaggagcctggtaggctgcagtccatggggtcgctgagggtcggacatgactgagcgacttcactttcacttttcacgttcatgcattggagaaggaaatggcaacccactccagcgttcttgcctggagaatcccagggacgggggagcctggtgggctgctgtctatggggtcacaagagtcggacatgactgaagtgacttagcagcagcagcagtttcaacTGTTTGCACTAAAACATATCTAGCTTTTTTTCAGGAATCGTCcctcttgcttttgctttttaaaaagtcctctaCGTATTCTTtgacaaagaactgtacaaaaaagatcttcacaacccagataatcacaatggtgttatcactcacctagagccagatctcctggaatgtgaagtcaagtgggccttaagaagcatcgctatgaacaaagctagtggaagtgatggaattccagttgagctctttcaaagtGTTTTAGGAGGATGctgttgaaagtgctgcactcaatatgccagcaaatttggaaaactcagcagtagccacagaaatggaaaaggtcagttttcattccaatcccaaagaaaggcaatgccaaagaatgctcaaactacctcacaattgcactcatctcacatgctagtaaagtaatgctcaaaattctccaagccaggcttcagcaatacatgaaccgtgaacttccagatgttcaagatggttttagaaaaggcagaggaaacagagatcaaattcccaacatctgctggatcaataaaaaagtaagagagttccagaaaaacatctatttctgctttattgactatgccaaagcctttgactgtgtggatcacaataaactgtggaaaattctgaaagaga
Coding sequences within:
- the LOC139180124 gene encoding olfactory receptor 9S13-like; this encodes MQPPKNGNLSEMPLLEFVLEGFEGGPQTQALLFALFLALYVVAVLGNLTMIVVITLDAHLHSPMYFFLKNLSFLDLCYSSIIAPKALANFLSSSKVITFKGCATQFFFFSMMGTTEAFLLAVMAYDRFMAICSPLLYPITMHPSVCACLVLGSYCGGCFNSILQTSFTFSLPFCSSNHINHFFCDVIPLLQLTCTNTAINKLVMFGLCGLIIVGTTLVVLVSYGYITVTILRMRSGGGRHKLFSTCGSHMTAVSLFYGTVFVMYAQPGAVQSMEQGKVVSVFYTLVIPMLNPLIYSLRNKDVKDALQRLIQKHIAT